In a genomic window of Streptomyces sp. NBC_01231:
- a CDS encoding AMP-binding protein: MPEQRLLAQPLLGDRGFYLGPVFRRAADRHGAVFVTLDRPLDVNPSLGVDLSYPMLADVVEELSGRLWEAGVRPSEQVVVHKTDNVDIMLLTCAISRIGAVPALLSPGLAGPVVGQLLARLRRPWLITDRAKLDGPLQDVDVSAHVRRTLSVDDAPGAEPLEKYAGSLPPAPVRLHPREPALITHSSGTTGVPKLAVHCANTMWNRLVPQQAMGWPTRGETAALHMSFVHSRFYHLLGVLLHFGSPLVLITDPEPARVAPLLVRHRPGIVETHPNTFVLWEELADAPGAPLSRVKAYGSTFDAIHPRTVRRLLDASKRRTPWLVQLYGQSETGPVAFQWFTRRSVARADGRRVGIGIPGFTRVRVTDAHGRRAAPGTAGRIEARTRGRILTYLGAREQYERQLDRGWWQMGDMGYRSRLGTLHLIDREVDQIDAVHSNLEVEDALMDRLEELREVVIVPGADREPVPVVCVRGERPLDPERWREATADLPAMAEPRQWRFEELPMTATWKVKRVEITRMLAEGART; encoded by the coding sequence ATGCCCGAACAACGTCTCCTCGCCCAACCGCTCCTCGGTGACCGGGGGTTCTATCTCGGCCCGGTGTTCCGGCGGGCGGCAGACCGGCACGGGGCCGTGTTCGTCACCCTGGACCGGCCGCTGGACGTCAACCCGTCCCTCGGCGTCGACCTGAGCTACCCGATGCTGGCCGACGTGGTGGAGGAGCTGTCGGGACGGTTGTGGGAGGCGGGCGTACGGCCCTCCGAGCAAGTGGTCGTACACAAGACGGACAACGTCGACATCATGCTGCTGACCTGCGCGATCTCCCGTATCGGCGCGGTCCCGGCGCTGCTCTCGCCCGGTCTCGCCGGTCCCGTCGTGGGGCAGTTGCTGGCGCGGCTGCGGCGGCCCTGGCTGATCACCGACCGGGCGAAACTGGACGGCCCGCTCCAGGACGTCGACGTGTCCGCGCACGTACGGCGGACCCTGTCCGTGGACGACGCGCCCGGTGCCGAGCCGCTGGAGAAGTACGCGGGTAGTTTGCCGCCCGCACCGGTACGGCTCCACCCGCGGGAACCCGCCCTGATCACCCACAGCTCGGGCACCACCGGCGTTCCCAAGCTCGCCGTGCACTGTGCGAACACCATGTGGAACCGCCTCGTACCGCAGCAGGCGATGGGCTGGCCGACCCGTGGCGAGACGGCGGCCCTGCACATGTCGTTCGTGCACTCGCGCTTCTACCATCTGCTCGGTGTCCTGCTGCACTTCGGCAGCCCGCTGGTACTGATCACCGACCCGGAGCCGGCGCGGGTGGCGCCGCTGCTGGTCCGGCACCGGCCCGGGATCGTCGAGACGCACCCCAACACCTTCGTGCTGTGGGAGGAGCTGGCCGACGCGCCCGGCGCGCCGCTGTCCAGGGTCAAGGCGTACGGCTCCACGTTCGACGCGATCCACCCTCGGACCGTACGGCGGCTCCTTGACGCCTCGAAGCGGCGTACGCCCTGGCTGGTCCAGCTGTACGGGCAGAGCGAGACGGGGCCGGTGGCGTTCCAGTGGTTCACCCGGCGCAGCGTCGCCCGCGCGGACGGCCGCCGGGTCGGGATCGGGATCCCCGGCTTCACCCGTGTCCGGGTCACCGACGCCCACGGGAGGCGGGCGGCGCCCGGCACGGCCGGCCGGATCGAGGCCCGCACCCGGGGCCGCATCCTCACCTACCTCGGGGCCCGGGAGCAGTACGAACGTCAACTCGACCGCGGTTGGTGGCAGATGGGCGACATGGGGTACCGCAGCCGCCTGGGCACCCTGCATCTGATCGACCGTGAGGTCGACCAGATCGACGCCGTGCACAGCAATCTGGAGGTCGAGGACGCACTGATGGACCGGCTGGAGGAACTGCGCGAGGTCGTCATCGTGCCCGGGGCGGACCGCGAGCCGGTGCCGGTGGTGTGCGTGCGGGGCGAACGACCGCTGGATCCGGAGCGCTGGCGGGAGGCCACGGCCGACCTGCCCGCGATGGCCGAGCCGCGGCAGTGGCGGTTCGAGGAACTGCCGATGACCGCCACCTGGAAGGTGAAGCGGGTGGAGATCACCCGCATGCTGGCGGAGGGCGCGCGCACATGA
- a CDS encoding FAD-dependent monooxygenase produces the protein MNPVLVVGAGPVGLSAALALRGHGLPVVLLEADPKDRERPGSRALFVHRETLRLLDGMQPGLAEEITGYGQTWNTRRTLYRGREVYSRTYPPPSGTPPFTSLRQVDTERFLRAACERAGVEFVWDARVTDVRSTATGVRITGEDGRVWTGAYAIAADGARSTLRGALGIAMEGSRGEGFHVVVDIADIPGAEMPVERVFHYEHPRVGGRSVMRVPFTGGFQVDLQCRDDDREEEYGSAEAVRRWLPSVVGDGYAEQVLWVSTYRFLRKVAASFTDPHGRVLLVGEAAHLFPPFGARGMNSGIADAAAAAQAVATAEGIVAAETAETAETAETAGTVGAAGPVAEFAAVRRAAALFNSAAAGEALDHLRPQRRIVRVKQRTAAALAPMLPWCGSWLEHAPYGPRGGAPVVARGTY, from the coding sequence ATGAACCCCGTCCTGGTCGTCGGCGCCGGCCCCGTGGGACTGTCGGCGGCCCTCGCTCTGCGGGGGCACGGGCTGCCGGTCGTCCTGCTGGAGGCCGACCCGAAGGACCGTGAACGTCCGGGCAGCCGGGCCCTGTTCGTGCACCGGGAGACCCTCCGCCTGCTCGACGGGATGCAGCCGGGGCTCGCCGAGGAGATCACCGGGTACGGGCAGACCTGGAACACCCGGCGCACCCTCTACCGGGGCCGCGAGGTGTACTCCCGGACCTATCCGCCCCCGTCGGGAACCCCGCCCTTCACCAGCCTGCGCCAGGTGGACACCGAGCGCTTCCTGCGGGCCGCCTGCGAGCGGGCCGGGGTGGAGTTCGTGTGGGACGCCCGCGTGACGGACGTGCGCTCCACGGCGACCGGGGTCCGGATCACCGGCGAGGACGGACGGGTGTGGACCGGCGCGTACGCGATCGCCGCCGACGGGGCCCGCTCCACGCTCCGCGGCGCGCTGGGCATCGCCATGGAGGGCAGCCGCGGTGAGGGCTTCCACGTGGTCGTCGACATCGCCGACATCCCGGGCGCCGAGATGCCGGTGGAGCGGGTCTTCCACTACGAGCATCCGAGGGTGGGCGGGCGCAGTGTGATGCGGGTGCCGTTCACCGGGGGCTTCCAGGTCGACCTGCAGTGCCGGGACGACGACCGGGAGGAGGAGTACGGCAGTGCGGAGGCCGTACGCCGGTGGCTGCCGTCGGTCGTGGGCGACGGGTACGCCGAGCAGGTCCTGTGGGTGTCGACGTACCGCTTTCTGCGCAAGGTCGCGGCCTCGTTCACCGACCCGCACGGGAGGGTGCTGTTGGTCGGGGAGGCGGCGCATCTCTTCCCGCCGTTCGGGGCGCGGGGCATGAACAGCGGGATCGCGGACGCGGCGGCGGCAGCGCAGGCCGTCGCGACGGCCGAGGGGATCGTCGCCGCGGAGACGGCGGAGACGGCGGAGACGGCGGAGACGGCAGGGACAGTGGGGGCAGCGGGGCCGGTCGCCGAGTTCGCCGCGGTGCGGCGGGCGGCGGCCCTGTTCAACAGCGCGGCAGCAGGGGAGGCGCTGGACCATCTGCGGCCACAACGGCGGATCGTCCGGGTGAAGCAGCGGACGGCCGCGGCCCTCGCGCCGATGCTGCCGTGGTGCGGATCATGGTTGGAACACGCGCCCTACGGGCCGCGTGGCGGGGCGCCGGTGGTGGCCCGCGGCACGTACTGA
- a CDS encoding DUF3050 domain-containing protein has translation MSRYDWNMTHEGIERARAVIESARKEVTAHPLYRRMDSRERMATFMEHHVFAVWDFMSLLTSLQRELTCVDVPWVPRGSAVSRRLINDIVLVEESDELNGGFTSHFELYRAAMTEASADTTRVDTFVALIAEGHDVSAALRVAQVPAPAAEFVRTTFAIITDRPLHCRAAAFAFSREDLIPDMFDQVIKEEGTDGFPLFRDYLARHIEVDGEEHTPMALQMVADLCGTDDTRWQEAAETATLALEARSRLWDGITGAMDGGVEGWPYGCEGRGELWGGLTGAGSAVS, from the coding sequence ATGTCCAGGTACGACTGGAATATGACCCACGAGGGAATCGAACGCGCCCGGGCCGTGATCGAATCCGCGCGAAAAGAAGTCACCGCCCACCCTCTTTACCGGCGAATGGACAGCCGGGAACGCATGGCGACCTTCATGGAGCACCATGTGTTCGCGGTGTGGGACTTCATGTCCCTGCTCACCTCCCTGCAACGGGAGCTGACCTGTGTCGACGTCCCCTGGGTGCCGCGCGGTTCGGCCGTGAGCCGGCGGCTGATCAACGACATCGTGCTGGTCGAGGAGAGCGACGAACTGAACGGCGGCTTCACCAGCCACTTCGAGCTGTACCGCGCGGCCATGACCGAGGCGTCGGCCGACACCACCCGGGTCGACACGTTCGTCGCGCTGATCGCCGAGGGGCACGACGTGTCCGCCGCGCTGCGGGTCGCTCAAGTACCCGCCCCTGCCGCGGAGTTCGTCCGCACCACCTTCGCGATCATCACTGACCGGCCCCTGCACTGTCGGGCGGCCGCCTTCGCCTTCTCCCGCGAGGACCTCATCCCCGACATGTTCGACCAGGTGATCAAGGAGGAGGGCACCGACGGCTTCCCGCTCTTCCGCGACTACCTCGCCCGCCACATCGAGGTCGACGGCGAGGAACACACCCCCATGGCCCTGCAGATGGTGGCCGACCTCTGCGGCACGGACGACACCCGCTGGCAGGAGGCCGCCGAAACGGCCACCCTCGCACTGGAGGCCAGGTCCCGGCTGTGGGACGGCATTACGGGGGCGATGGACGGGGGAGTTGAGGGGTGGCCTTACGGGTGCGAGGGGCGCGGTGAGTTGTGGGGCGGCCTTACGGGTGCGGGGAGCGCGGTGAGTTGA
- a CDS encoding aminotransferase class IV, whose translation MTPPAVAEGLLRWTPGDGLAAAGGPTPGAAAAGAAVGGRLLVADSWLVRDGRVRGFERHRERFLRACGECGGPPLRRLVEFWQDMTAALPRTGEWFPRVELAAGSLELRLLLRHAPPLGSGIRVWAAGQSDPRTVPRRKGPDLDALARIRRRASGEGAEEAVLIAHSGVVLEAATASVLWWEDDTLCLPPPRLPVLPGITVGLIQERAARTGTRVAHRERAVAELDGREVWLVNALHGIRPVTGWTARPMEAAPAVRAPQWRTWLDDIMEPLPDR comes from the coding sequence GTGACACCACCGGCTGTTGCGGAAGGGCTGTTGCGGTGGACGCCCGGCGATGGGCTGGCGGCGGCCGGTGGGCCGACACCGGGGGCCGCGGCGGCAGGGGCGGCGGTCGGGGGGCGGTTGCTCGTCGCGGACTCCTGGCTGGTGCGGGACGGGCGCGTGCGGGGCTTCGAGCGGCACCGGGAGCGGTTCCTGCGGGCGTGCGGCGAGTGCGGCGGGCCGCCGTTGCGCCGGCTCGTGGAGTTCTGGCAGGACATGACGGCGGCCCTGCCGCGTACCGGTGAGTGGTTCCCGCGCGTCGAACTGGCCGCCGGTTCCCTGGAGTTGCGGCTGCTACTGCGGCACGCGCCGCCGCTCGGCTCCGGGATACGGGTGTGGGCGGCCGGGCAGTCCGATCCGCGGACCGTCCCCCGCCGCAAGGGCCCGGACCTGGACGCGCTGGCCCGGATCCGGCGGCGGGCGTCCGGCGAGGGCGCGGAGGAGGCGGTGCTGATCGCGCACTCCGGAGTGGTGCTGGAGGCGGCCACCGCCAGCGTGCTGTGGTGGGAGGACGACACCCTGTGCCTGCCCCCGCCACGGCTGCCCGTCCTGCCCGGGATCACCGTCGGACTCATCCAGGAACGCGCCGCGCGCACCGGCACCCGCGTCGCCCACCGCGAGCGGGCCGTCGCCGAACTGGACGGGCGTGAGGTCTGGCTGGTGAACGCTCTGCACGGCATCCGGCCCGTGACGGGCTGGACGGCACGGCCGATGGAAGCGGCACCGGCGGTGCGGGCCCCGCAATGGCGGACATGGCTGGACGACATCATGGAGCCGCTGCCGGATCGCTGA
- a CDS encoding PLP-dependent aminotransferase family protein: MAKPWATLGVDLHLEPCGPHLRRGLSDALREAVRSGRLAPGTRLPSSRALAADLGIARNTVADAYAELVAEGWLTARQGSGTRAAAGVVPRTPPGQRKGTVVPSSGAARRPREDARCAYDLRPGFPDLASFPRTEWLKAARRALTAAPNDAFGYGDPRGRAELRAALAGYLARARGVRADPERIVVCAGISHGLKLLGAVLRTRGVRTVAVESYGLGAHWRFLGGAGLRTAPLPFDRWGTDPGEAADAGAVLLTPAHQFPMGVPLHSDRRAVVVDWARRTGGLVLEDDYDGEFRYDRQPVGALQDLDPDRVVHLGTASKSLAPGLRLAWMVLPPGLAEEITEAKGRIDTCGVTDQLTLAEFITSGAYDRHVRSARLRYRRRRDALVVALAARAPEVHATGIAAGLHAVLRLPPGSEQSVVQAAAWQGLAVHGLARYRHPDAIDEQPMDALVVGYGTPPDHAWSGALDALCATLPG, encoded by the coding sequence ATGGCGAAACCGTGGGCCACTTTGGGTGTCGACCTGCATCTGGAGCCGTGCGGACCGCACCTGCGCCGTGGCCTGAGCGACGCGTTGCGGGAGGCGGTCCGCTCCGGCCGGCTGGCCCCCGGCACCCGACTGCCCTCCTCCCGTGCGCTCGCCGCCGACCTGGGCATCGCCCGCAACACGGTCGCCGACGCGTACGCCGAACTGGTCGCCGAGGGCTGGCTGACCGCCCGGCAGGGCTCGGGCACACGGGCCGCCGCGGGGGTGGTGCCTCGCACGCCCCCGGGGCAGCGGAAGGGGACGGTCGTACCGTCGAGCGGTGCGGCACGCCGTCCCCGCGAGGACGCCCGGTGCGCGTACGACCTGCGTCCCGGCTTCCCCGACCTCGCCTCCTTCCCGCGTACGGAGTGGCTCAAGGCCGCACGCCGCGCCCTGACCGCGGCCCCGAACGACGCCTTCGGCTACGGCGACCCTCGCGGCCGTGCGGAGCTGCGTGCCGCGCTCGCCGGATACCTGGCCCGGGCGCGGGGAGTGCGCGCCGACCCGGAGCGGATCGTGGTGTGCGCCGGGATCTCCCACGGCCTGAAGCTGCTCGGCGCGGTCCTGCGGACGCGCGGGGTCCGCACGGTCGCCGTCGAGTCGTACGGCCTCGGCGCACACTGGAGGTTTCTGGGCGGCGCCGGCCTGCGCACCGCCCCGCTGCCCTTCGACCGGTGGGGCACGGACCCCGGGGAGGCGGCCGACGCGGGCGCCGTCCTGCTCACCCCCGCCCACCAGTTCCCCATGGGCGTGCCCCTGCACAGCGACCGGCGCGCCGTCGTCGTCGACTGGGCGCGGCGCACCGGCGGCCTGGTCCTGGAGGACGACTACGACGGCGAGTTCCGCTACGACCGCCAGCCCGTGGGCGCCCTCCAGGACCTGGACCCCGACCGTGTGGTCCACCTGGGCACCGCGAGCAAGTCCCTCGCCCCGGGCCTGCGACTGGCGTGGATGGTGCTGCCGCCCGGGCTCGCCGAGGAGATCACGGAGGCGAAGGGCCGCATCGACACGTGCGGGGTGACGGACCAGTTGACGCTGGCCGAGTTCATCACGTCGGGGGCCTACGACCGTCACGTCCGCTCGGCACGTCTTCGCTACCGCCGCCGCCGTGACGCCCTGGTGGTCGCGCTCGCCGCCCGCGCCCCCGAGGTGCACGCCACCGGCATCGCGGCCGGCCTGCACGCCGTCCTGCGGCTGCCGCCCGGCAGCGAGCAGTCGGTCGTCCAGGCGGCCGCCTGGCAGGGCCTGGCGGTCCACGGCCTCGCCCGCTACCGCCACCCCGACGCGATCGACGAGCAGCCCATGGACGCTCTCGTCGTCGGGTACGGGACACCGCCGGACCACGCGTGGTCGGGGGCACTGGACGCTTTGTGCGCGACCCTTCCCGGATAA
- a CDS encoding carboxymuconolactone decarboxylase family protein has translation MSNIDAVSRVALKKITPDVSAAMGALHGAAVSAAQDAKVEPEILELIRIRASQLNGCAFCLDMHTKDARAQGETEQRIYALNAWRETPFFSGRERAALALTEAVTLVHDGHVPDAVYAEAAKVFDEEQIAALIWAATVINAYNRIAIATRMAPGAYQPVQKKN, from the coding sequence ATGAGTAATATCGATGCGGTATCCCGTGTGGCGCTGAAGAAGATTACCCCCGACGTCTCCGCCGCAATGGGCGCCCTGCACGGCGCCGCCGTTTCCGCGGCTCAGGACGCAAAGGTCGAACCTGAAATCCTGGAACTGATCAGGATCCGCGCCTCACAGCTCAACGGCTGCGCGTTCTGCCTCGACATGCACACCAAGGACGCCCGCGCCCAGGGGGAGACCGAGCAGCGGATCTACGCGCTCAACGCCTGGCGGGAAACCCCCTTCTTCTCCGGACGCGAGCGCGCCGCGCTGGCGTTGACCGAGGCGGTGACGCTGGTGCACGACGGCCACGTCCCGGACGCGGTCTACGCCGAGGCCGCCAAGGTCTTCGACGAGGAGCAGATCGCCGCACTGATCTGGGCGGCCACCGTCATCAACGCCTACAACCGGATCGCGATCGCGACCCGTATGGCGCCGGGGGCTTATCAGCCGGTGCAGAAGAAGAACTGA
- a CDS encoding AMP-binding protein, whose translation MKTAADRHGTARAVTTTSQTTTPKTTTTHSTTTPTTTSPTTAPQATTPRPAPAPADAGAPGNLAAHLAALAERRGWTGRAAFHQGHRVWTHGEVHALAARAATVLAGHGVRPGDRVLLALPDGIAWVTAFLAAARLGAVAVLANPELPAAEHAFMAEDTEAVLCVTGPGLERRFGDRARLGADQLLALTPTAEPADAHPVDTHTPLYVQYTSGTTGRPKGVPHGHGDPRTYHDLIGRRLLRITQDDVTLSVSKLYFAYGFGNAFVFPLFSGSSAVLVDRRPTPAAVDELVARHRVTLLYSVPSAYAALVADRGSGHEACFASVRTAVSAGEGLPAGLGSQVAALLGAPVLEQIGSTEAGHAFCANSFEHNHPGTVGRPVPGFEVELRDRDGHPVPDGEEGELWVRGPTVTPGYLNRPEETGRALVGGWLATRDRACREPDGTFRHLGRADDMEMVGGITVSPLEVESVLLTHPAVREVAVAAVRDGQGVSRLRAFVVPVAPLPTGLEDDLIRLTREHLAAFKVPRSVSFVPSLPRTPTGKLRRHLVRRGAW comes from the coding sequence ATGAAGACCGCCGCGGACCGGCACGGCACAGCCCGTGCGGTGACGACGACGTCACAAACCACGACCCCTAAAACCACGACCACCCACAGCACGACCACCCCAACCACGACCTCCCCAACCACGGCCCCCCAAGCCACGACCCCCCGGCCCGCGCCCGCCCCGGCCGACGCGGGCGCCCCCGGCAACCTCGCGGCGCATCTCGCCGCGCTCGCCGAGCGGCGCGGCTGGACCGGCCGGGCCGCCTTCCACCAGGGCCACCGGGTCTGGACCCACGGCGAGGTGCACGCTCTGGCGGCCCGCGCGGCCACCGTGCTCGCCGGGCACGGTGTGCGCCCCGGCGACCGGGTGCTGCTCGCCCTGCCGGACGGGATCGCCTGGGTGACGGCCTTCCTCGCCGCCGCCCGCCTCGGGGCCGTGGCGGTGCTCGCCAACCCGGAACTGCCCGCGGCCGAGCACGCGTTCATGGCCGAGGACACCGAGGCCGTGCTGTGCGTGACCGGGCCGGGGCTGGAGCGCCGCTTCGGCGACCGGGCGCGGCTCGGCGCCGACCAGCTGCTCGCGCTCACGCCCACCGCCGAGCCGGCCGACGCGCACCCGGTGGACACGCACACCCCGCTGTACGTCCAGTACACGTCCGGCACCACCGGTCGCCCCAAGGGGGTGCCGCACGGGCACGGCGATCCGCGGACGTACCACGACCTGATCGGCCGGCGGCTGCTGCGGATCACGCAGGACGACGTCACCCTGTCGGTGTCGAAGCTGTACTTCGCCTACGGGTTCGGCAACGCCTTCGTCTTCCCGCTCTTCTCGGGCTCGTCGGCCGTCCTGGTGGACCGGCGTCCGACCCCGGCCGCCGTCGACGAGCTCGTGGCCCGGCACCGGGTGACCCTGCTGTACTCCGTGCCGTCCGCGTACGCCGCCCTGGTGGCCGACCGGGGCAGCGGGCACGAGGCCTGCTTCGCCTCGGTGCGCACCGCGGTGTCGGCCGGCGAGGGCCTGCCGGCGGGGCTCGGCAGCCAGGTCGCCGCGTTGCTCGGCGCGCCGGTGCTGGAGCAGATCGGCTCCACCGAGGCGGGGCACGCGTTCTGCGCCAACAGCTTCGAGCACAACCACCCGGGCACCGTCGGCCGTCCGGTACCCGGCTTCGAGGTGGAGCTGCGCGACCGTGACGGGCATCCGGTTCCGGACGGGGAGGAGGGCGAACTGTGGGTGCGCGGGCCGACGGTGACCCCCGGTTACCTGAACCGGCCCGAGGAGACGGGCCGGGCCCTGGTCGGCGGCTGGCTGGCCACCCGTGACCGGGCGTGCCGCGAACCGGACGGCACCTTCCGGCACCTGGGCCGAGCCGACGACATGGAGATGGTCGGCGGCATCACGGTCTCGCCGCTCGAGGTGGAGTCGGTGCTGCTCACCCATCCGGCGGTCCGGGAGGTCGCGGTCGCGGCGGTCAGGGACGGGCAGGGAGTCAGCCGGCTGCGCGCCTTCGTCGTCCCCGTCGCACCGCTGCCGACCGGCCTGGAGGACGACCTGATCCGGCTGACGCGGGAGCACCTGGCCGCCTTCAAGGTCCCCCGCAGTGTCAGCTTCGTGCCCTCACTGCCGCGCACCCCGACCGGAAAGCTCCGCCGTCATCTGGTCCGCAGGGGCGCGTGGTGA
- the pabB gene encoding aminodeoxychorismate synthase component I, with protein MKTLLIDNYDSYTYNLFQLIAEVNGEEPVVILNDAPADAIPDLTEFDNVVVSPGPGHPAKARDFGISARVLAGSPVPVLGVCLGHQGIALGASARVEPAPEPRHGHLSTVRHDGLDLFQGVPQAFTAVRYHSLAVREPLPLALQATAWAEDGVLMGLRHRTRPLWGVQFHPESVLTEYGHRMLVNFRNLTAERARKLRTKNTAVPPTDVAIPRPQASATRAAASRAATATRAAAASRAATATRAAATPAATTTPATTAAATSSTTTPSPPGVSIPRPRRAGAAYRLHTRRIAGAVDAEAAFTRMYAASERAFWLDSSLVEPGRSRFSFLGDDSGPLAEFVRYDVDAGRCEIERAGRPPRKVKASVFDYLKRQLANRRVDATGLPFDFTGGYVGYFGYETKADCGSPNRHSSDIPDACWLFADRLIAVDHQEGFTYAVCLAEDSPQAAREAADWLEDTLAQLTFVKADPGPAADAQSPSAATSGPAPSTTPDLIAAEPWLVRDRATYLADIEACLRELRAGTSYEICLTDAARLPAPPDAYDFYRVLRRVNPAPYAAFLRFKDLDVAGSSPERFLRITRHGVAEARPIKGTAPRGEGPEQDARLRDALATDAKTRAENLMIVDLLRNDLGRVCRTGTVRVPRLMATETYATVHQLVSTVEGRLREGTDAVDCVRACFPGGSMTGAPKLRTMEIIDSLETEARGVYSGALGYLGCGGGADLNIVIRTAVIADGLMHLGAGGAIVLDSDPVAEYDEMLLKTAAQMRALREHTVDRIREQQERISPRMPRTATEEPAR; from the coding sequence GTGAAGACCCTGCTCATCGACAATTACGACTCGTACACGTACAACCTGTTCCAGCTGATCGCCGAGGTCAACGGCGAGGAACCGGTGGTGATCCTCAATGACGCCCCCGCCGACGCGATTCCGGATCTGACGGAATTCGACAACGTGGTGGTGTCACCGGGCCCGGGACACCCGGCGAAGGCACGCGACTTCGGCATCAGCGCCCGTGTGCTGGCCGGATCCCCGGTTCCCGTGCTCGGCGTCTGCCTGGGCCACCAGGGCATCGCCCTCGGGGCCAGCGCCCGGGTGGAGCCGGCCCCGGAACCCCGGCACGGGCATCTGAGCACCGTCCGGCACGACGGACTGGACCTGTTCCAGGGGGTGCCGCAGGCCTTCACGGCGGTCCGCTACCACTCGCTGGCCGTTCGTGAGCCGCTGCCCCTCGCCCTGCAGGCCACCGCGTGGGCCGAGGACGGCGTGCTCATGGGCCTGCGGCACCGCACCCGGCCCCTGTGGGGCGTGCAGTTCCACCCGGAGTCCGTCCTCACGGAGTACGGCCACCGCATGCTGGTGAACTTCCGGAACCTCACCGCGGAACGGGCACGCAAGCTCCGTACGAAGAACACCGCGGTCCCCCCGACCGACGTGGCGATCCCCCGCCCCCAGGCCAGCGCGACCCGAGCCGCCGCCTCCCGAGCCGCCACCGCGACCCGAGCCGCCGCCGCCTCCAGAGCCGCCACCGCGACCCGAGCCGCCGCGACACCCGCTGCCACCACGACACCGGCGACCACGGCTGCGGCCACCTCGTCGACCACCACACCCAGCCCGCCCGGCGTCTCCATTCCCCGGCCTCGGCGGGCCGGTGCCGCCTACCGTCTGCACACCCGCCGTATCGCCGGCGCGGTCGACGCGGAGGCCGCCTTCACCCGGATGTACGCCGCGTCCGAGCGGGCGTTCTGGCTGGACAGTTCGCTGGTCGAGCCGGGCCGGTCCCGGTTCTCCTTCCTCGGTGACGACAGCGGCCCGCTCGCCGAGTTCGTGCGCTACGACGTCGACGCCGGGCGCTGCGAGATCGAGCGGGCGGGACGGCCGCCGCGCAAGGTCAAGGCCAGCGTCTTCGACTATCTGAAGCGGCAGTTGGCGAACCGTCGGGTGGACGCCACCGGGCTGCCCTTCGACTTCACCGGCGGCTACGTCGGTTACTTCGGCTACGAGACGAAGGCGGACTGCGGCTCACCGAACCGGCACTCGTCCGACATCCCCGACGCCTGCTGGCTCTTCGCGGACCGGCTGATCGCGGTGGACCACCAAGAGGGCTTCACCTACGCGGTCTGCCTGGCGGAGGACTCCCCGCAGGCGGCTCGGGAGGCCGCGGACTGGCTGGAGGACACGCTCGCCCAACTCACCTTCGTGAAAGCCGACCCGGGCCCGGCCGCCGACGCCCAGTCGCCGTCCGCAGCCACTTCCGGTCCCGCTCCCAGCACCACTCCCGACCTCATCGCCGCCGAGCCCTGGCTGGTGCGCGACCGGGCGACCTACCTCGCGGACATCGAGGCCTGCCTCCGGGAGTTGCGGGCGGGCACCAGCTACGAGATCTGTCTGACCGACGCCGCCCGGTTACCCGCTCCGCCGGACGCGTACGACTTCTATCGCGTGCTGCGCCGCGTGAACCCGGCACCGTACGCGGCGTTCCTGAGGTTCAAGGACCTCGACGTGGCCGGCTCCTCCCCCGAGCGTTTCCTGCGGATCACCCGGCACGGAGTGGCCGAGGCCAGACCCATCAAGGGCACCGCGCCCCGCGGCGAGGGGCCGGAGCAGGACGCGAGGCTCCGGGACGCGCTGGCGACGGACGCCAAGACCCGCGCCGAGAACCTGATGATCGTCGACCTGCTCCGCAACGACCTGGGCCGGGTCTGCCGGACCGGCACCGTGCGCGTGCCCAGACTGATGGCCACCGAGACGTACGCCACCGTGCACCAGCTCGTCTCCACCGTCGAGGGCCGGCTGCGCGAGGGCACGGACGCGGTCGACTGTGTGCGCGCCTGCTTCCCCGGCGGCTCCATGACCGGCGCGCCGAAGCTGCGCACGATGGAGATCATCGACTCGCTGGAGACCGAGGCCCGGGGCGTCTACTCCGGGGCCCTCGGCTATCTGGGGTGCGGCGGCGGCGCGGACCTCAACATCGTGATCCGTACGGCCGTGATCGCCGACGGGCTGATGCACCTCGGCGCGGGCGGGGCGATCGTCCTCGACTCGGACCCGGTCGCGGAGTACGACGAGATGCTGCTGAAGACGGCCGCGCAGATGCGGGCGCTGCGGGAGCACACGGTCGACCGGATCCGCGAGCAGCAGGAGCGGATCAGCCCCAGAATGCCGCGGACCGCCACCGAGGAGCCCGCCCGATGA